CGGAAACCAGATCGGCCCGCGCCAGTTGGAATTGCCGCCCTTGATCTTGGAGTCGGCTTCTGCCGGCTCGTAGCGTACTTCCTTATTTCCGAAACGGAACGGATGCCGCTCATGGAATTTTGAGAGGCTGCGAACGCCATAGTCGGAGAGGAACTCATTCTCGTCCCACAAGCGTTCGAGTATTGCCTTGAGCTGATGCTCTTCCAAAATGGAAAGCACATGCAGTTCAGTATTCTCGCGCGCATCGGTGTAGCATCCAACCGCAAGGTCAGGACGCTCGCTCAGAAACCACTTCACGCTCGCCAGAAACTCCTGGTGGCGGTCGAGTTCGCGCGAATTCACAACTTCCGTCGCGTACATCGGGATCAAGCCGACCAGCGAACGCACGCGGAACTTGTGAAACTCACCGCCAGGAAGACGCAGAACGTCATAGAAGAAGCCTTCGCGCTCGTCCCATAGCGTATAGCGTCGCCCGCCCATGTGCTTCATCGCCGAGCCGATGTAAATGAAGTGCTCGAAGAACTTGATGGCGAGACTCTCGTAGACCTTGTTTTCTTCCGCCAATTCCAGCGCTATGCGCATGAGATAGAGGCAGAAGAATCCCATCCATCCGGTGGCGTCCGACTGTTCGAGGACCGCTCCTCCTTCCAGCCGTTCGCTGCGATCTATGACAGCGATATTGTCCAGTCCGAGGAAGCCACCCTCGAAAACGTTGTTGCCCTGGCTGTCGACCTTATTCACCCACCAGGCGAAGTTGATCAGCAACTTATGAAAACATTTCTCTAGAAATTTCTTGTCGCCGACTCCATGACGCTCGAGGTCGCGGTTGTACACACGCCAAACCGCCCAGGCGTGCACCGGCGGATTCAGATCGGAGAACTCCCATTCGTAGGCGGGGATCTGTCCGTTGGGATGCTGGAATTGCTCGAAGAGCATTACCCAGAGGTTTTCTTTTGCAAATTCCGGATCCACTAGGGCGAGCGTCGTGCACTGGAAGGCCAAATCCCAGGCTGCGAACCACGGATACTCCCACTTGTCCGGCACAGACAGGATGCGCATGGAGTTCAAGTGTCGCCAATGGTGATTGCGGATCGTCTTGCGCGATTGCGGCGGAGGAAACTTGCGGTTGTCGCCTTCGAGCCAGAGGCTGACGTCGAAGAGGTAAATCTGCTTGCTCCAGAGCATTCCGGCGAATGCCTGGCGCTGGATCATTGTTTCGTCTTCGTCCGCGCGCTCAGGATGGACGGAATCGTAGAACTCGTCTGCCTCGTGCCGCCGTGCCTCAAAGACCTTCTCGATATCCTTCAACGGAGAATTCCGATGATCCGGCGTCAACCGCAAATACAAAACGTGGGATCTGCCGGAGGGCACGTTTGCGCGATAAACCATGCAAGCCTTGGTTCCCAACTCTTCGTGACTTACGCAGTCCTCGCCATTGACGATGTAGCGGTGGAACGCATCCTTCGTGTGCCGCCGGCGACTGATGTTTCCTGGGCCGTAAACTCGTTCAGCATTCGTCTCATTATTGGTAAAGAGCAATTGAGCGCCTTTTGGCCCATAAAGAAAGCGATTGCCCACCGAATATTCGAAGATCAGATTATGGAGACGGTCGGCGCCGCTATCATCGGCCCACAGGACTGAGCATTCGTCTTCTATGCCACGCAGGATCGTTGGCTCTCGCCCCGGTGGATCGGTCCATCCCCAGGTGTTGCGGAACCAGAGTGTGGGAATCAAGTGGAGTTCGGCTTCATCAGGTCCGCGATTGAAGGCTTCGATCTTGATGCAGATGTCTTCCGCGTCGGCCTTGGCGAATTCGACGAAGACATCGAAATATCGATCTTCATCAAATACTCCGGTATCGATCAGCTCGTATTCCGGGCCGCTACCTCCGCGCAGGCGATTCTCTTCAACAAGTTCCGCATATGGGAATTCCGACTGCGGGTACTTGTACAGCATCTTCATGTAGCTGTGGGTGGGCGTGTTGTCGAGGTAGAAGTAGTACTCCTTTACGTCCTCACCACGGTTGCCTTCCTGGGAGGTGAGGCCGAAGTAGCGCTCCTTCAGGATGGGATCGCGTCCGTTCCATAGCGCGAGGCCGAAACAGAGAATTTGGTAGCGATCACAGAGTCCTGCGATAGCGTCCTCGCCCCAGCGGTAGGCCTTGCTGCGAGCCATATCGTGGCTGAGGTAGTTCCACGCGTCGCCACTTGGGCTGTAGTCTTCGCGGACGGTGCCCCAGGATCGGGCGCTCAGGTATGGACCCCAGCGTCGCCAAGGTGGAACGAACCCCTTGAACGGAGAGTACAGCCGTTCCTCTTCGTTCGTGGCTACGCGTTTGGTCTGGACAACCGGCTCGTTCTCCAGAGTGGCCGTCTCTGACTTCGCAGCGCGTTGGTCCACACCAGTGGACTTTGCCAAGGGACCCCTCCTAGGTACCAAGTCGACTTCCGCAAGGCTCTGAAATTCGGGGAGAGCGATTGTACCAATCCCACTCTTGTTGAGGCAGTGTCTTGTGGAAGTCCAGGCTTCAGGGGATATCTCAGGCCATCAGCGAAATTCCCCGGAGCGCCGGGCGCCCTCGCCGGGGAACGTTGAAGCCGAGAATTCCAAAAGATTCTCCTATGGCCAACCTGCGCCGCCGAGGGCACCCGGCGCTCGTTTCTTCAACTGTCTGCACGAAGACACGTTCGTGGCGTTGAAGTACTCATTTACAATTCCGGCCCGACTCTTTCTCGTCGATGAGGCTCAATGCGAAGGCTGACTCTTGCAATTCTGCTGATCCTTATTTCTCTGTTTCCCCTCAACGCCGCACAAAACGACAATTTCTTTGGCTATAGGCACGAATCCGCCGAGGTGGAACATGACTGGGAGACAAAGTTCCGGGCGATTCCCAACTCCGCTCTGCAGCGCGAGTACATGCAGCGGATGAGCGCCCGTCCACACCATGTGGGTTCTCCATACGACAAGGACAATGCTCAGTGGATCCTCGGTAAGTTCAAGGAATGGGGACTCGACGCGCAGATCGAGACCTTCCATGTCCTATTCCCCACACCGAAGGATCGTCTGGTCGAGATGGTTGCTCCTACTCAATTCCGCGCGAAGCTGGAGGAGCCGGCGCTGGCCGTTGATCCAACCAGCGGACAGAAGTCTGAACAATTGCCCACGTACAACGCCTATTCCGCGGACGGCGACGTTACGGCTCCCCTCGTATTTGTTAATTATGGTTTGCCCAAGGACTATGAGGGCCTCGAACGGTTAGGCATTTCAGTCAAAGGCGCGATCGTTATCGCCAAGTATGGAAACTCATGGCGGGGCATTAAGCCAAAAGTCGCCTACGAACATGGCGCAGTTGGCTGTCTGATTTATTCCGATCCAGATGATGACGGCTATTTCCAGGAACCTGTTTTTCCCGAAGGTCCGATGCGTCCTAAAGACGGTGTGCAACGAGGTAGCGTGATGGACTTCGTGCACTACCCCGGCGATCCGCTGACGCCGGGAGTTGGCGCGACCTCCGACGCAAAGCGCCTCCGACGCGAGGATGCTGAGACGATTACAAAGATTCCAGTCTTGCCGATCTCTTACGCGGACGCCCAGCCGCTGCTGCAAGCTCTAGCTGGACCAATGGCTCCCAAGGAATGGCGAGGTGCTCTGCCTCTGCCCTACCACGTCGGTCCCGGTCCAGCGAAGGTTCATCTACGCGTGGCAGCAAACTGGGACATCAAGCCCGTGTATGACGTCGTGTTCAGGATTCCTGGATCGACCGATCCAGATACTTGGATTGTTCGCGGGAATCATCACGACGCTTGGGTGAACGGCGCCGAAGATCCTGTTTCGGGACAGATCGCACTTCTGGAAGAGGCGCGAGCGCTCTCGCTGCTGCTCAAGCAGGGTTGGAGACCGAAGCGCACGATCGTTTACTGCGCGTGGGATGGTGAAGAGCCAATGCTGCTTGGTTCCACAGAATGGGCCGAATACCATGGACAAGAACTGCAGCAGCACGCCGCGATCTATATCAACACTGATGGCAACACTCGCGGCTACCTCGACGCAGGTGGATCTCACTCGCTGGAAGCATTCGTCAATGAGGTCGCCAAGGATGTGCGGGATCCGGAGAAGCAGATTTCCGTGTGGAAACGCAAACAGGCTTCAGAGATCGAATCCGGCAATCCCGATGAACGCAAGGAGGCCAGACAGCGCGCGGATCTTCGCATCGATCCTCTAGGCTCAGGAACGGACTTTACTACGTTCCTTGATCACCTAGGTGTTGCTTCTCTGAACATCAGCTACTCAGGCGAAGACAATGAGGGCATCTACCACTCGATTTATGACGACTTCTATTGGTACACGCACTTCTCTGACACTGAGTTTGTTTACTCGCGCGCTTTGTCGCAGACCATCGGTACGATGGTCATGCGCTTCGCGGATGCTGACGTTTTGCCCTATCAGTTCACCGACTTCGC
This region of Terriglobales bacterium genomic DNA includes:
- a CDS encoding transferrin receptor-like dimerization domain-containing protein codes for the protein MRRLTLAILLILISLFPLNAAQNDNFFGYRHESAEVEHDWETKFRAIPNSALQREYMQRMSARPHHVGSPYDKDNAQWILGKFKEWGLDAQIETFHVLFPTPKDRLVEMVAPTQFRAKLEEPALAVDPTSGQKSEQLPTYNAYSADGDVTAPLVFVNYGLPKDYEGLERLGISVKGAIVIAKYGNSWRGIKPKVAYEHGAVGCLIYSDPDDDGYFQEPVFPEGPMRPKDGVQRGSVMDFVHYPGDPLTPGVGATSDAKRLRREDAETITKIPVLPISYADAQPLLQALAGPMAPKEWRGALPLPYHVGPGPAKVHLRVAANWDIKPVYDVVFRIPGSTDPDTWIVRGNHHDAWVNGAEDPVSGQIALLEEARALSLLLKQGWRPKRTIVYCAWDGEEPMLLGSTEWAEYHGQELQQHAAIYINTDGNTRGYLDAGGSHSLEAFVNEVAKDVRDPEKQISVWKRKQASEIESGNPDERKEARQRADLRIDPLGSGTDFTTFLDHLGVASLNISYSGEDNEGIYHSIYDDFYWYTHFSDTEFVYSRALSQTIGTMVMRFADADVLPYQFTDFADTMKKYTDELKKLLKDQQDEANETNQKLDDGVYTATSDPRRPTVAPKRAEVPPFINFSPLDNAIAALSSSAEKYQKASSGLQKTDASASLEALNRLLLQSERRLTLNQGLPRRPWYKHQIYAPGWYTGYAPKTMPGVREAIEEKRYKEAEEQVLNVAKVLQAESELIDQATAEIGKIK